A stretch of Henckelia pumila isolate YLH828 chromosome 4, ASM3356847v2, whole genome shotgun sequence DNA encodes these proteins:
- the LOC140860002 gene encoding polyol transporter 5-like, with protein sequence MMADGKHGVPSGHVEPIPAFDPPAKPKRNKYALACSFLASMTSILLGYDIGVMSGAIIYIRKTIPMTDVQKEVIMGILNLYSLLGSAAAGRTSDWIGRRYTIIFAGAIFFAGALLMGFATNYAFLMVGRFVAGIGVGYALMIAPVYTAEVAPASSRGFLTSFPEVFINFGILLGYVSNYGFSKLPTNIGWRFMLGVGAIPSVFIALAVLAMPESPRWLVMQGRLADAKRVLDKTSDSPEESTLRLADIKQAAGIPEDCHDDVVSVPKKHHGEGVWRDLLLRPTPAVRHILICGVGIHFFQQASGIDSVVLYSPDIFERAGIKKDTDKLLATMAVGFTKTLFILVATFMLDKIGRRPLLLSSVAGMIISLVGLGTGLTIISNSEHRLIWAIALCIGSVLAYVSLFSIGMGPITWVYSSEIFPLKLRAQGCSMGVAVNRVTSGVISMTFLSLSNAITIGGAFFLYAAIACVAWVFFYTLLPETRGKTLEEMESLFGTFFRWRTTAATRALKEKKSEGNGQVQMTSTAN encoded by the exons atgATGGCCGACGGCAAACATGGTGTGCCCTCCGGCCATGTCGAACCCATTCCGGCTTTCGATCCACCGGCGAAACCAAAGAGAAACAAATATGCTTTGGCCTGCTCTTTCTTAGCCTCCATGACCTCCATCTTACTTGGATatg ATATAGGAGTGATGAGTGGAGCTATAATCTACATCCGGAAGACCATTCCCATGACGGACGTGCAAAAAGAAGTGATCATGGGGATTCTCAACCTATACTCGCTGCTCGGCTCCGCCGCCGCCGGCCGCACCTCCGACTGGATCGGCCGCCGCTACACCATAATCTTCGCCGGAGCAATATTCTTCGCCGGAGCCCTGCTCATGGGATTCGCCACCAACTACGCCTTCCTCATGGTGGGCCGGTTCGTGGCCGGCATAGGTGTCGGCTATGCACTGATGATTGCGCCGGTGTACACGGCGGAGGTGGCGCCGGCTTCCTCCCGGGGCTTCCTCACTTCTTTCCCCGAAGTGTTCATCAATTTTG GTATACTGCTGGGTTACGTCTCGAATTATGGATTCTCAAAGCTCCCAACCAACATAGGGTGGCGTTTCATGCTGGGAGTGGGGGCGATCCCGTCCGTGTTCATCGCCTTAGCCGTGCTGGCCATGCCGGAGTCACCGCGTTGGCTCGTAATGCAAGGCCGGCTGGCGGACGCAAAGCGAGTGCTGGACAAGACCTCCGATTCGCCGGAGGAGTCCACACTGAGGCTGGCGGACATCAAACAGGCTGCCGGAATACCGGAGGACTGCCACGACGACGTCGTTTCGGTCCCCAAGAAGCACCACGGCGAAGGCGTGTGGCGCGACCTCCTCCTCCGCCCCACCCCCGCCGTTCGCCACATCCTCATTTGCGGCGTGGGGATACACTTCTTCCAACAGGCCAGCGGCATCGACTCCGTGGTGCTCTACAGCCCCGACATTTTCGAGAGGGCCGGGATAAAGAAAGACACCGATAAGCTACTCGCCACCATGGCCGTCGGATTCACCAAGACCTTGTTCATCTTGGTGGCCACTTTTATGTTGGATAAGATCGGACGGCGGCCGTTGCTTCTCTCCAGTGTGGCCGGAATGATCATCAGTCTAGTGGGCCTGGGTACTGGGCTTACCATCATTTCCAACTCCGAACACAGGCTGATTTGGGCCATAGCTTTGTGTATAGGGTCTGTTTTAGCTTATGTGTCCCTTTTTTCGATCGGGATGGGCCCGATTACGTGGGTTTACAGTTCCGAGATTTTCCCCTTAAAGTTGAGGGCCCAAGGGTGCAGTATGGGAGTGGCGGTGAATCGGGTCACCAGTGGGGTGATTTCCATGACATTTTTATCTTTGAGCAACGCTATCACCATTGGAGGGGCATTCTTTTTGTATGCCGCCATCGCGTGCGTCGCATGGGTGTTCTTTTACACTTTACTCCCCGAGACTCGAGGGAAGACGTTGGAGGAAATGGAGTCGTTGTTCGGGACTTTCTTCCGGTGGAGGACGACCGCGGCGACCAGGGCATTAAAGGAAAAGAAGAGTGAGGGTAATGGACAAGTTCAGATGACTAGTACTGCTAATTAG